GATTAGTTTTGCTGGGCGCCCTTTCTCGCTGTAGTAAACCGTAAACTCATCATCGAAGTGCTGCCAAGGGATCTGTTTAGCCAGTTGAAGCAGAGAATGATGGGGATTGAGTTGTTTCAACAAATCCGGATAGAGGAAGTTGCCTTGATTACAATTTTTCTTTTTCGCCTTCATAGTCACTCCAAAATCAGTGATTTTTCGACCGGCTTATTACAGAAATACTGCAGTAACTGGTTGAAAATGTACTACGAAATAGAAAAAATGTCTAACAATTTTAAATAGTTGATCTATTTTCAGGGCAGACTAATTACCGAGCAAACATCTGCAAGCATTACTTCCTCCCAATCCTCCTGCGCTTCTTCCACGAACAACTGGCGGAAGAGGGTTTCGGCCATGGCTTCGAGGGTTTTGTTTTGGCGGTGGAGCAGGTCGATTTTGTCGTCGAGGCTGGAAAGGACCGAGGCGATGCATTTTTGTTCTGACAACGGAGGCACAGGAACTACAAGAGACTTCAAGACAGACAAATTTATCAATGGAACACTAGAACCAGTGTTTCTTTGCATTATTTGATCAACCATCATCTGACTAGCAAACCAATAGTATGCAAACAAAGGATCAATAATTCTATTATTTACAGTTAGCCTTAGCTGCTTGTTCGAAATAATATATTTATTGAATTTCTCGTTGCCTCTCAGAATGCCTACTTGGCCTATTGTGCCAACCGCTGTAAATATTAAATCATTCTTGGCCGCCCAAGTATTAAGCTCGCTTGCCTTTTCCGATGTTATAAATACAAATCCATCGTCTTTAAATTTTTCACCCAAACCAAGTGAAAGATTATTCCCACGAACAACGGGCACGCCACTTTCAACAAAATACTTGCTGCTAATATTTGATCCAAATGGACCGGAAATTATCGATCTTTTATCAGTAGATTTAATTTCATCTACTGTCATTGCTTTCCAATCCGTAGGTAGTGGTGGGAACCCAGCCTCACACCACTCAATATCTGACTGACTTACTGCGTCACTCATACCTTTACCTTCCCCAAGCTCTCCGCGATCAAGGCATTCAGTTTCGCCTCTTCCTGCAACTGCGCCTCAAACTCCGCCTTGAGCTGGGTGAAGCGCTCCTTGAAATCGAAATCTTCCTCATCGTCCGGTAGGCCGACATAGCGGCCCGGTGTCAGTACATAGTCCAGTTCGCGCACGCGCTCGATGGAGGCGGCGTTGCAGAAGCCCTTCACATCTTCATAGTCACCATTAGGATTGCGCCAGTTGTGATAGGTGCTGGTGATGGTGGCGATATCTTCGGCGGAAAACTCCTTGGTGCGGCGGTTTATGAGGTGGCCGTGGTTGCGGGCGTCGATGAAGAGGATTTCGTCGGCACGGTTGCGGAAGGTGCCGTTGGTCTTGTTGCGGCTCAAAAACCACAGGCAGGCGGGGATTTGGGTGTTCAAAAAAAGCTTGGCGGGCAGGTTGACGATGCAGTCCACCAGCCGTGCCTCGACCAGTGCCTTGCGGATGTCGCCCTCGCCGGAGCTTTTGGAGGTGAGCGCACCCTTGGCGAGCACGAAGCCGGCCTGGCCGGTGGGGTTGAGGTGATAGAGAAAGTGTTGAATCCAGGCGTAGTTGGCGTTGCCGGTGGGTGGTACGCCGTATTGCCAGCGGCCATCCTTGCGCAGCAGGTCGCCGCTCCAGTCGCTGTCGTTGAAGGGCGGGTTAGCGATGACGTAATCGGCCTTCAGGTCTTTGTGGGCGTCGTTTAAGAACGAGCCTTCGTTGTTCCACTTCACCTGCGAACTGTCGAGGTGGCGGATGGCGAGGTTCATTTTGGCCAGTCGCCAAGTGGTTTGGTTGCTTTCCTGACCGTAAATGGAGATGTCGTTGACCTTGCCCTGATGCCCGGTGACGAATTTTTCCGACTGCACGAACATGCCCCCGGAGCCGCAGCAGGGGTCAAATACCCGGCCTTTGTAGGGCTCCAGCATTTCCACCAGCAGTTCGACCACACTGCGCGGGGTGTAGAACTGGCCGCCCTTTTTGCCTTCGGCCAGCGCGAATTCGCCGAGGAAGTATTCGAACACATGGCCGAGCAGATCAGCGCTGCGCGCCTTGGCATGACCGAGGGCGATGTTGCCGATCAAATCGATGAGTCCGCCCAGATTGGTTGGGTCGAGATTGCCGCGCGCGAAGACCTTGGGCAGCACATCGCGCAACGAGGGGTTTTCCTTCTCGATGGCGTCCATGGCGGCATCCACCGTCTTGCCGATGTCCGGCTGCCTGGCCTGGGTGAGCAGATACGACCAGCGCGCCGTCTCCGGCACGAAGAACACATTCTCGGCCTTGTACTCGTCCTTGTCCTCCGGGTCCGCACCGGCATAGTCGCCTTCACCCTTTTGCAGCTTTTCGTACAGCTCATCAAAGGCATCGGAAATGTATTTGAGGAAGATCAGCCCCAGTACAATGTGCTTGTACTCCGCCGCATCGATGTTCTTACGCAGCTTGTCCGCCGCCTTCCACATCTGCTTTTCGATGGGTTCTTCCTGCTTAGGTGCTGCTTTCCTGGCCATTGTGTTCCTTTATTGAGTACAACCGTTTTATTCGATGTTTGTTTGGCTAACGGTGGAGTTCTCCGGCCGCGAACCGCGTAACGGTGAGCGAGTCCGGTGCAACGAAATGTTAGCTGGTAAATGCCTAGATGCTCTCCTTTGCTAGATGCAGCAGTACCGATTTAAGCATCTCGAAAGAGAGTGCTCCGCTCTTGTCACAGACTATGGCCTTGGCTCTTCGCCAGAATTCGTTATTCCGGGCCGCCTCCAGAAACTCATGCCCCTGCCATGTGAGGCTCATGGGTAGGACGTATATTGTTCTCCCAGTTGAAGTTACTTCTCGCTCGCACCGTAACAGGCCAGCCTCATCCATAAGTAAAAGATGATACTTGATTTCCAGCGAAGAGTATTCCTCGATAAGCGGGCACTCCTCGGCCCGGTCATCTGGCTTTTCTTCGAAATAAAGCAGCAACTTCCTGACAAGGTCAAGGTCACGTTTCATGATTAGGTGTTCCACATTGGGTTTTTGGCTGGGGTTTGGGTTCGGACCTAAGCATTAAACTCTTCTGCCACAAGCTCTTCCGCCAGGCACTTCCTTTATCTCTTCTACAAATTTATTGCAGCCCACAGC
The nucleotide sequence above comes from Desulfonatronum thiosulfatophilum. Encoded proteins:
- a CDS encoding type I restriction-modification system subunit M, which produces MARKAAPKQEEPIEKQMWKAADKLRKNIDAAEYKHIVLGLIFLKYISDAFDELYEKLQKGEGDYAGADPEDKDEYKAENVFFVPETARWSYLLTQARQPDIGKTVDAAMDAIEKENPSLRDVLPKVFARGNLDPTNLGGLIDLIGNIALGHAKARSADLLGHVFEYFLGEFALAEGKKGGQFYTPRSVVELLVEMLEPYKGRVFDPCCGSGGMFVQSEKFVTGHQGKVNDISIYGQESNQTTWRLAKMNLAIRHLDSSQVKWNNEGSFLNDAHKDLKADYVIANPPFNDSDWSGDLLRKDGRWQYGVPPTGNANYAWIQHFLYHLNPTGQAGFVLAKGALTSKSSGEGDIRKALVEARLVDCIVNLPAKLFLNTQIPACLWFLSRNKTNGTFRNRADEILFIDARNHGHLINRRTKEFSAEDIATITSTYHNWRNPNGDYEDVKGFCNAASIERVRELDYVLTPGRYVGLPDDEEDFDFKERFTQLKAEFEAQLQEEAKLNALIAESLGKVKV
- a CDS encoding restriction endonuclease subunit S yields the protein MSDAVSQSDIEWCEAGFPPLPTDWKAMTVDEIKSTDKRSIISGPFGSNISSKYFVESGVPVVRGNNLSLGLGEKFKDDGFVFITSEKASELNTWAAKNDLIFTAVGTIGQVGILRGNEKFNKYIISNKQLRLTVNNRIIDPLFAYYWFASQMMVDQIMQRNTGSSVPLINLSVLKSLVVPVPPLSEQKCIASVLSSLDDKIDLLHRQNKTLEAMAETLFRQLFVEEAQEDWEEVMLADVCSVISLP
- a CDS encoding DUF2513 domain-containing protein, giving the protein MKRDLDLVRKLLLYFEEKPDDRAEECPLIEEYSSLEIKYHLLLMDEAGLLRCEREVTSTGRTIYVLPMSLTWQGHEFLEAARNNEFWRRAKAIVCDKSGALSFEMLKSVLLHLAKESI